In the genome of Nocardioides seonyuensis, one region contains:
- a CDS encoding D-alanine--D-alanine ligase family protein yields the protein MNSSQLMASGQRKPRVAVVFGGRSSEHAISCITAGSVLRAIDREVYDVVPVGIAADGRWVLESGDTSRLALHGSALPAVDGERAAISLMREEAHTDLVVSEPGQPPQTLGEVDVVFPVLHGPWGEDGTIQGMFEMAGVRYVGAGVLASALGMDKAFMKIALAAAGLPVTPGIVVTRREWEADRGDVLARVESLGYPSFSKPSRAGSSMGISKIHDASEVAGALEEAFAHDPKVLVEVSMEGAREVECGVLGSLEGPPETSRPGELRVGGDHEFYDFEAKYLPDQHTEIDIPADLPADVEERLRAMALRAFEAVSCEGLARVDFFLMPDDSVVINELNTMPGFTPTSMYPQLWAAAGLTYPQLVDRLIQLALQRDTGLR from the coding sequence ATGAACTCCTCCCAGCTGATGGCCTCGGGCCAGCGCAAGCCCCGCGTCGCCGTCGTCTTCGGTGGCCGTTCCAGCGAGCACGCCATCTCCTGCATCACCGCGGGCAGCGTCCTGAGGGCCATCGACCGCGAGGTCTACGACGTCGTCCCGGTGGGGATCGCCGCCGACGGCCGGTGGGTCCTGGAGTCCGGCGACACCTCTCGGCTGGCGCTGCACGGGTCGGCGCTGCCTGCGGTCGACGGTGAGCGGGCCGCGATCTCGCTCATGCGCGAGGAGGCCCACACCGACCTGGTCGTGAGCGAGCCCGGCCAACCCCCGCAGACGCTGGGCGAGGTCGACGTGGTCTTCCCGGTCCTGCACGGGCCGTGGGGGGAGGACGGCACCATCCAGGGCATGTTCGAGATGGCGGGCGTCCGCTACGTCGGAGCAGGCGTGCTCGCCTCGGCCCTGGGCATGGACAAGGCGTTCATGAAGATCGCCCTGGCTGCAGCGGGTCTCCCGGTGACCCCGGGCATCGTCGTCACGCGTCGGGAGTGGGAAGCCGATCGCGGCGACGTCCTCGCGCGGGTGGAGTCATTGGGCTACCCCTCCTTCTCCAAGCCCTCAAGGGCGGGCTCCAGCATGGGGATCAGCAAGATCCACGACGCCTCCGAGGTCGCGGGGGCCCTCGAGGAAGCCTTCGCCCACGACCCCAAGGTCCTCGTCGAGGTCTCGATGGAGGGCGCCCGCGAGGTCGAGTGCGGCGTCCTCGGGTCGCTCGAGGGTCCGCCGGAGACGTCCAGGCCCGGGGAGCTTCGCGTCGGGGGCGACCACGAGTTCTACGACTTCGAGGCGAAGTACCTCCCCGACCAGCACACCGAGATCGACATCCCCGCCGACCTGCCTGCCGACGTGGAGGAACGGCTGCGCGCCATGGCGCTGCGCGCCTTCGAGGCCGTGTCCTGCGAAGGGCTCGCCCGCGTCGACTTCTTTCTGATGCCTGACGACTCGGTCGTCATCAACGAGCTCAACACGATGCCGGGGTTCACCCCGACCTCGATGTACCCCCAGCTGTGGGCGGCCGCCGGCCTGACCTATCCCCAGCTGGTCGACCGCCTCATCCAGCTCGCGCTGCAGAGGGACACCGGCCTGCGCTGA
- a CDS encoding trans-sulfuration enzyme family protein produces MEPSTQPSSLRPSTRAVHAGRPDRTPDSPLNEPITMASTYVAGGTTEYGRYGNPTWTALEEAIGSLEGGRCLTFASGLAAVSTVLDLVGAGQKVVAPRHSYNGTVMQLADLESRGRIVAELVDITDTDAVVSACADAALVWLESPTNPALEVADIATITAAAQEAGAYVVVDNTFATPLLQTPFDHDVDIVVHSATKFLAGHSDVLMGAVCTRDDELYDVLKSRRDLLGAIPGAFEAWLTLRGLRTLHLRVERAQANAQELVTRLREHPAVGEVRYPGFGAIVSVVLAPSDTNQGELAADLLTRKTSLWVHATSLGGVESTFERRRRWKTEPATIPDALVRMSVGIEDVEDLWDDLRQALDGCVG; encoded by the coding sequence ATGGAACCCAGCACGCAGCCCTCCTCGTTGCGCCCCAGCACCAGGGCCGTCCACGCAGGTCGGCCGGACCGCACACCCGACAGCCCGCTGAACGAGCCGATCACGATGGCCTCGACCTACGTCGCCGGCGGGACCACCGAGTACGGCCGCTACGGCAACCCCACGTGGACGGCGCTGGAGGAGGCGATCGGGTCCCTGGAGGGCGGCCGGTGCCTCACGTTCGCCTCCGGGCTGGCCGCGGTGTCGACCGTCCTGGACCTCGTGGGCGCCGGGCAGAAGGTCGTGGCACCGCGCCACTCCTACAACGGCACGGTGATGCAGCTGGCCGACCTCGAGTCGCGCGGCAGGATCGTCGCGGAGCTGGTCGACATCACCGACACCGACGCCGTGGTGTCGGCCTGTGCCGACGCAGCGCTCGTCTGGCTGGAGTCGCCCACCAACCCCGCCCTCGAGGTGGCCGACATCGCCACCATCACCGCTGCTGCCCAGGAGGCCGGTGCCTACGTCGTCGTCGACAACACCTTCGCCACCCCCCTGCTGCAGACTCCGTTCGACCACGACGTCGACATCGTCGTGCACTCCGCCACGAAGTTCCTGGCCGGTCACTCCGACGTGCTCATGGGTGCCGTGTGCACCAGGGACGACGAGCTGTACGACGTGCTCAAGAGTCGCCGCGACCTGCTCGGCGCGATCCCGGGGGCCTTCGAGGCATGGCTGACCCTCCGCGGGCTCCGCACGCTGCACCTGCGCGTCGAGAGGGCCCAGGCCAACGCCCAGGAGCTGGTCACCCGGCTGCGGGAGCACCCTGCGGTCGGTGAGGTCCGCTACCCCGGCTTCGGTGCCATCGTGAGCGTCGTACTGGCTCCCTCGGACACCAACCAGGGCGAGCTGGCCGCCGACCTGCTCACGCGCAAGACGTCGCTCTGGGTGCACGCCACGTCGCTGGGCGGGGTGGAGTCGACGTTCGAGCGTCGTCGGCGCTGGAAGACCGAGCCCGCCACCATCCCGGACGCACTCGTGCGGATGTCCGTCGGGATCGAGGACGTCGAGGACCTGTGGGACGACCTCCGCCAGGCGCTCGACGGGTGCGTGGGCTAG
- a CDS encoding NAD(P)H-dependent glycerol-3-phosphate dehydrogenase, producing MSKVAVFSAGSWGTAFSLVLADAGNDVSLWARRESVVETINDRRENTDYLPGVELPTSISATADAEQAMSGADVAILTVPSQTLRENLTEWAPLIGPDTTLVSLMKGVELGTLMRMSEVIHEVTGADPSRIAVVSGPNLAHEIARREPAASVVACTDEDQAKRLQAMIHGPAFRPYTSTDVLGCEIGGAYKNVIGLAVGMAVGLGFGDNTTASVITRGLAETARLATAQGADPLTLMGLAGLGDLVATCSSPLSRNRTFGERLGQGMTTEEIYATTRQVAEGAKSCKSLLALADRVGVDAPIAAAVDAVVDGKMTAQDMMQSFIKRDTKAERD from the coding sequence GTGAGCAAGGTCGCCGTGTTCAGTGCCGGGTCCTGGGGCACCGCCTTCTCGCTCGTGCTGGCCGACGCCGGCAACGACGTCAGCCTCTGGGCCAGGCGCGAGAGCGTCGTCGAGACGATCAACGACCGCCGGGAGAACACCGACTACCTGCCCGGGGTGGAGCTCCCGACCTCGATCTCGGCCACGGCCGACGCCGAGCAGGCCATGTCCGGTGCCGACGTCGCGATCCTCACCGTCCCCTCCCAGACGTTGCGGGAGAACCTCACCGAGTGGGCGCCACTCATCGGGCCCGACACCACGCTGGTGTCGCTCATGAAGGGCGTCGAGCTCGGCACGCTGATGCGGATGAGCGAGGTCATCCACGAGGTGACCGGTGCCGACCCCTCCCGCATCGCGGTGGTCAGTGGTCCCAACCTGGCCCACGAGATCGCCCGACGCGAGCCGGCCGCCTCCGTGGTGGCGTGCACCGACGAGGACCAGGCCAAGCGCCTCCAGGCGATGATCCACGGCCCAGCCTTCCGTCCCTACACCTCCACCGACGTGCTCGGCTGCGAGATCGGCGGCGCCTACAAGAACGTCATCGGCCTCGCGGTCGGCATGGCGGTAGGCCTCGGCTTCGGTGACAACACCACCGCCTCGGTGATCACGCGCGGCCTCGCCGAGACTGCCCGGCTCGCGACCGCGCAGGGGGCCGACCCGCTCACCCTGATGGGTCTCGCCGGACTCGGCGACCTCGTCGCCACGTGCTCCTCGCCCCTCTCGCGCAACCGCACCTTCGGTGAGCGGCTGGGCCAGGGCATGACGACCGAGGAGATCTACGCCACCACGCGCCAGGTCGCCGAGGGTGCCAAGTCCTGCAAGTCGCTGCTCGCCCTCGCGGACCGTGTCGGGGTCGACGCTCCCATCGCCGCTGCCGTCGACGCGGTCGTCGACGGCAAGATGACCGCGCAGGACATGATGCAGAGCTTCATCAAGCGCGACACCAAGGCAGAGCGCGACTAG
- a CDS encoding lysophospholipid acyltransferase family protein has translation MRVRKLERKRGWPFVVAESILRPTLLSAVAHTWIDGEKIPATGGCILVLNHVSHIDPMLSAHLVYDHGRLPRYLAKSGLFKNRFLGAFLRALGQIPVERLSRNAVGAFDAAVTAVREGECIIVYPEGTLTRDPDLWPMAGKSGAARIALATGCPVIPVGHWGAQDVLYPYSTRPHLFPRKRVVMKVGDPVDLDDLLGQPVTTATTAEATRRIMRAITDIVEDLRGEKAPTDRFDPRKAGVTEIGNPGASRSKKRRRHP, from the coding sequence GTGCGGGTCCGCAAGCTTGAGCGGAAGCGAGGGTGGCCGTTCGTCGTCGCAGAGTCGATCCTGCGTCCGACGCTGCTCTCCGCGGTCGCCCACACCTGGATCGACGGGGAGAAGATCCCGGCCACAGGTGGCTGCATCCTGGTGCTCAACCACGTCTCCCACATCGACCCGATGCTCTCGGCCCACCTGGTCTACGACCACGGCCGGCTGCCGCGCTACCTCGCCAAGTCCGGCCTCTTCAAGAACCGCTTCCTCGGCGCCTTCCTGAGGGCGCTGGGTCAGATCCCGGTGGAGCGCCTCAGCCGCAACGCCGTCGGTGCCTTCGACGCCGCTGTCACAGCCGTGCGCGAGGGCGAGTGCATCATCGTCTACCCCGAGGGCACCTTGACCCGGGACCCGGACCTGTGGCCCATGGCCGGCAAGTCCGGCGCCGCCCGGATCGCGCTCGCCACCGGGTGTCCGGTGATCCCGGTGGGTCACTGGGGAGCCCAGGACGTGCTCTACCCCTACTCGACGCGTCCCCACCTGTTCCCGCGCAAGAGGGTCGTCATGAAGGTCGGTGACCCGGTCGACCTGGACGACCTGCTGGGCCAGCCCGTCACCACCGCGACCACGGCGGAGGCGACGCGTCGCATCATGCGAGCCATCACCGACATCGTGGAGGACCTGCGCGGGGAGAAGGCGCCCACCGATAGGTTCGACCCCAGGAAGGCCGGGGTCACCGAGATCGGCAACCCGGGCGCGTCGAGGTCGAAGAAGCGGAGGAGGCACCCGTGA
- a CDS encoding 2-phospho-L-lactate guanylyltransferase: MSTTPRHHVVILPVKPPAIGKSRLTGLPDDVRRRLAGAFALDTARAALMTPGVTAVLAVTDDYRFASQLRELGCEVIPDGTTTDLNVVLVQAAAEAVRRWEGAWPVVLCADLPTLRSEELADVLDALPPDSPGFVRDSSGTGTTVYGAPVGLFAPYFGPGSAGAHVAAGAQEVVVPAPTVRHDVDDVEALNVARELGLGPHTSAIDLD; the protein is encoded by the coding sequence GTGTCCACGACGCCCCGACACCATGTCGTGATCCTGCCGGTGAAGCCGCCAGCGATCGGCAAGTCGCGCCTGACCGGGCTGCCCGACGACGTACGACGCCGGCTCGCCGGCGCCTTCGCCCTCGACACCGCTCGAGCTGCGTTGATGACGCCGGGCGTCACCGCGGTGCTGGCCGTCACCGACGACTACCGCTTCGCCTCACAGCTCCGTGAACTGGGGTGCGAGGTGATCCCGGACGGTACGACGACCGACCTCAACGTCGTGCTGGTGCAGGCCGCGGCCGAAGCAGTGAGGCGTTGGGAAGGCGCGTGGCCGGTCGTGCTCTGCGCAGACCTGCCGACCTTGCGGTCCGAGGAGCTTGCCGACGTCCTCGACGCGCTGCCGCCCGACTCCCCCGGCTTCGTGCGGGACTCCTCGGGCACCGGCACCACCGTCTACGGCGCACCTGTGGGCCTGTTCGCTCCCTACTTCGGACCGGGCTCGGCTGGCGCGCACGTCGCGGCGGGCGCCCAGGAGGTCGTCGTACCAGCGCCCACAGTCCGGCACGACGTCGACGACGTCGAGGCTCTCAACGTCGCGCGTGAGCTCGGGCTGGGTCCTCACACGAGTGCGATCGACCTCGACTGA